The sequence CGGTCCTTCGGATGCGGAGATTCGGTGCGAGACTCGATGGACAGGGCCCGCACTGCGTTCACCGCCCTCTGAGACGTGTTCACGGAAAGACTCGGAAGAGTTTCTCGCATGATGGGAGAAAGACTATGTCCGGAATCGGCCTCGCAGGTATGCCCATGCCTGAGTGGAAGATCCGAACGGCCAAAGGGAAGGAGTACATCTTCGACAGCCTGGAGGAAGCCGTCGACGCACTCCCCGGCTATGGTGAAGGGGCCACGATCTGGCGGCGGGACGTGTACCGGACCGCGCCGTTCGTGACCAAGACCCAGAACCCCTGGCGGCAGGTCGAGGTGCCGGGGCGGGCGGACACCCGAGAGACGCGCGAAGGGGAGGGCTAGCCCAGCCCGCCCCCCTCATGACGGCCCGCCAATCCCCGGCGGGCCGTTCGCGGCCGACCGGCCGTGGACGCCCGCCACGCGCCCCGTCCTCGACCTCTCCGGACCTCAGTCCTCGACCACGAGGGCCGGGGTCTCCTTCGTCAGTACCTGGCCCCGGAAGAACGCCGGGCTGCGGCGCTCCATCGCGACCATCAGGACCACGCCCAGGAGCAGCAGCCCGACCCCGATGACGAAGACCGAGCCGACGCCGAGGACCGAGGAGCCGGAGCCGTACGCCGGGTCCCACATGTCGTAGAGGGTCTTGGCGAAGACGGCGGCGAGCAGGATGCCGCCGAGGACCGGGAAGATCCCCTTGAAGACCAGGTCCCGGGTGGAGCGGGTCAGTTCGGCGCGGAAGTACCAGGCGCAGGCGAAGGCGGTCAGCGCGTAGTAGAAGCAGATCATGAGGCCGAGCGCGTAGATGGTGTCGATCAGCACGTGCTCGCTGACCAGGGTCATCACGGTGTAGAAGACGCCGGTCCCGATGCCCGCCACGACCGTCGCGCGGCCGGGCGTCTTGAAGCGGGGGTGGACCTTCGCGTACGAGGCCGGCATCGCCTCGTACGTCGACATCGCGAGGACCGTACGGGCCACCGGGATGAACGTGGTCTGGAGGCTGGCGGCGGCCGAGGCGAGGACGGCGACGAAGAGCAGCACACCGAGCCCGGAGCCCATGACCGGCCCTGCCAGGGCGGCGAAGACGTTCTCGCCGGTGTCCGGGTTGGCGAGGCCGAGCCCGGTGGTGCCGGAGCCGACGGCCATCTGGGCCGCGACGGCGGTGGCCAGGTAGGCGCCGACCAGGACGACCATGGCGATGAGGGCGGCGCGGCCGGGGGTCTTGTCGCTGCCGGTGGTCTCCTCGTTGGCGGTCAGACAGGTGTCCCAGCCCCAGAACATGAAGATGGAGAGGGAGAGCCCGGCGGTGAAGGCCGCGAAGGACTGGACGGCGAACGGGTTCAGCCAGGACCAGGAGAAGTCGAGTGAGGTGGCGAAGTCCGCGCCGCCGCTGCCCGCCTTGTTCAGGGCCATCGCCACGAACAGTGCCAGCACGGCGAGTTGCAGGCCGACCAGGGCGTACTGGATGCCCTTGGTGGCGGTCATCCCCCGGTAGCTGATCGCGGTGGCGGCGGCGATCAGGGCGAGGCAGGTGGCGATGTGGACGACCTTGTTGTCGTCCAGGGCGGCGACCGCCGGGCTGGAGGTGACCTCGCCCGCCAGCAGCCAGAAGAACGAGGTGGCGACGCCCGCCAGGTTGGACAGGACGATGATCGTCGCGATGACCAGGCCCCAGCCGCACATCCAGCCGACGCGCGGGCCGAACGCCTTCACCGTCCAGGTGAAGGATGTGCCGCAGTCCGGCATCACCTTGTTGAGCTCGCGGTAGGCGAAGGCGACGAGCAGCATCGGCAGGAACCCGGCGAGGAACACGGCGGGCATCTGCACGCCGACCTCACCGGCGGTGGAGCCGAGGGTCGAGGTCAGGCAGTAGACGGGGGCGACGGTGGAGACACCGATGACGGCGCTGCCCATCAGGCCGACGGAGTTCCCGCCGAGGCCCTTGCCGCGTACGCCGCCGTCACCACCGTCGGCCGGGGCGCTCACCCGTACCGTGTCTCCGGCCCGTGGCCGCGCGTCCAGCTGAGTCATGAGAGGGACGTTATGCGCTGCGATATCCACATCCGGAGGGTGAGACTCCGATGTCTCACCCTTGGTTACACGGGCCCTTTCTCGATGAACACTCCATCAATTCAAGGTCACATACGCGTGAAGCCTTGCAATGCATGACGCTCACTTGACGGTGGCCACGTACGGTAATCGCAGCACTGTCCGTTTTGTGTAGGTTCCAAATTTTCCCGCGCCCGCTGCGGAGGGGTGCCGGGGGTGCCTCAGCCGGGCCAGACGATCGCCTGCGTCTCGCTGTAGGCGTGCAGCGCGTACGAGCCCACGTCCCGTCCCACGCCGCTCTTCTTGAACCCGCCGAACGGTGCCTCCATGTTCCGCCCGACCGTGTTGACGCCGACCCCGCCCGCCCGCAGTCGGCGGGCGATGCGGAAGGCGCGGGCCACATCGCCGGACCAGACGTAGTCGATGAGGCCGTAGTCGCTGTCGTTGGCGAGCGCGACGCCCTCCTCCTCGTCGTCGAAGGGGACGACCACGACGACCGGCCCGAAGATCTCCTCGCGGACGACCCGCATGTCGGGGGTGCAGTCGGCGAGGAGGGTGGGGGCGACGTAGAAGCCCCGGTCCAGGTGGGCGGGGCGGGCGCCACCGGTGACGACCCGCGCGCCCTCCTTCCGGCCCAGCTCCACATACGCCTCGACGCGGTCGCGGTGGGCGGCGGAGATGACGGGGCCGACGACGGTGGACCGGTCGGCCGGGTCGCCCACGGTGAGCGCGTCGGCGTACGCGGCCAGCATGGCGATCAGCTCGTCCTGCCGCGACCGGTGGACCAGGACGCGGGTCGGAGCCGTACAGATCTGTCCGCTGTAGAAGGAGAAGGTGGTCCCGATGCCCGCGACGGCGGAGTTGAGGTCCGCGTCTTCGAGGACCAGCGCGGCGCCCTTGCCGCCCAGCTCCATCAGCTGCCGCTTCATCCCGCGCCCGCACACCTCCGCGATGCGCTGCCCGACGGCGGTGGAGCCGGTGAAGCTGACCATGTCGACGTCCGGGGAGTCGACGGCGGCCTCACCGGCCTCCGCGCCCGACCCGGTCACGACGTTGACGACGCCCGGCGGAACGCCCGCCTCCGCGAGGGCGGCGGCCATCCGGTAGACGGAGAGCGGGTCCTGCGGGGCGGGCTTCACGAGGACCGTGTTGCCCATCGCGAGGGCGGGCGCGACCTTGCCGGCCGGGTTGGCCCAGGGGTTGTTGTACGAGGTGATGCAGGTGACCACGCCGACCGGCTGGCGGACGGCCAGCGCCCCGAAGACCCCGGCCTTCCCCATCGGACCGGCCTCGTTGACCTGCGGCGCGATGGCCTCCTCGACGGGCTCCAGGGCGCCGCGCGCGTACCGGCGGAAGCGGGCGACACCCACCCCCACCTGCATGCCCCGGGCGGTGGAGGCGGTGGCTCCGCTCTCGGCCCGGGCGACGTCGGCGTGGGCGAGGAAGTCGCGCTGGACGAGGTCGGCGGCCCGGTCGAGGATCGCGGCGCGTTCTTCGGGCCGGGTGCGCGACCAGGGCCCGAAGGCCTTACGCGCGGCGGCGGCCGCCTCGTACACCTGGGCGCGGCTCGCCTCGGGGGCGAGGCCGACGACCTCCTCGGTGGCGGGGTCGACGACCTCGTAGTGGCCGTCGGCGGGTTCGACCCATGCACCGCCGATGAAGAGCTTCCCGGGGCCGTGGGCGCTCACGCCGTACTCACCGTCCGGGTGTCGCGGCCCGAGCGCAGCACCGTCCCGGGCACCGCCCCCGTCACCTTGTCGTCGCGCAGGGTCTCGACCCCGTTGACGCGTACGGAGACGATCCCGATGGCCTTGGAGTCCAGGCGCGGGCTGTCCCCGGGCAGGTCGTGGACGAGGGTGGCGGGCCCGGCGTCGATCCGCTCGGGGTCGAAGAGGACGAGGTCGGCGTGGAAGCCCTCCTCGATCCGGCCGCGTTCGCGCAGCCCGAAGAGGCGGGCGGGGTCGTCGGTGAGCATCTTGACGGCGCTGGTCAGCGGAACGAGCTTGCGCCCGCGCAGACAGTCGCCGAGGAAGCGGGTGGTGTACGGGGCTCCGCACATCCGGTCCAGGTGCGCGCCCGCGTCGGAGCCGCCGAGCATCACGTCCTCGTGCTCCCAGGTGCGGCGGCGCAGCGCCCAGGAGTCCGGGTCGTTGTCGGTGGGCATGGGCCACAGGACCGTACGCAGGTCGTCGGCGGCACAGATCTCGACCAGGCACGTGAAGGGGTCCTGGCCGCGTTCGGCCGCGATGTCGTTGACGACCCGGCCGCTGAGACCCTCGTTGGCGGCGCTGTACGTGTCCCCGATGACGTACCGGCCGAAGTCGGCGAGGCGCCGGAAGACCCCGGCCTCCTTGCTGTCGGCGCGGCGCAGCATCTCGGCGCGGGTGGCGGGGTCCCGGAGGCGTTCGATGCGCTCGGGGACGGGGAGCGCGAGGATCTCGCCCCAGCCCGGGATGAGGTTGAGGGCGCAGAAGGTGCCGAGGGACATGTTCATGGGCGTGAGGATCGGCATGGTGAGGGCGACGATCCGGCCGCCTGCTCGGCGCGCGCGTTCGCTGGGGACGAGCTGGCGCGGTACGCGTTCGGGGACGGCGGCGTCGATGGTGAGGACGTTCCAGTTGAGCGGGCGCCCGGCGGCGGCCGTCATGTCGACGAAGAGGTCGATCTCCTCGTCGGAGAACTGGTCCAGGCACCCGGCGACGATCGCCTCCAGCTGGGTCCCTTCGTGCTCGCCCACCGCGCGGGAGAGGGCGAGCAGCTCCTCTGGGAGGGCGTGCCGGGAGGCGACGGGTTCGCCGTCGCCGTCGGCGTGGGTGGAGGACTGGGTGGTGGAGAGGCCCCAGGCGCCCGCGTCCATGGCGTCGTGGAAGAGGGCGAGCATGGCGTCCATCTGGGCGGGGGTCGGCTGCCCGCCGACGGCATCGGGGCCCATCACGTGCCGCCGCAGGGCGCAGTGGCCGACCATGAACCCGGCGTTGACGGCGATCCGTCCTTCGAGGGCGTCGAGGTACTCGCGGAAGGTGGACCAGGACCAGTCGACGCCCTCCTCCAGGGCTTTCAGCGCCATGCCCTCCACCCGCGACATCATCCGGCGGGTGTAGTCGGCGTCCTCGGGCCGGTCGGGGTGGAGGGGCGCGAGGGTGAACCCGCAGTTGCCGCCCGCGACGGTGGTGACGCCGTGGTTCATGGAGGGGGTGGCATAGGGGTCCCAGAAGAGCTGGGCGTCGTAGTGCGTGTGCGGGTCGACGAAACCGGGGGCGAGGACGAGCCCGTCGGCGTCCTCGCTGGTCACGGCCTCCTCGGTGATGGCCCCCGGCTCGGCGATGACGGCGATGCGGCCGCCGCGGAGCCCGACGTCGGCGGTGTAGGCGGGACCGCCGGTGCCGTCCACGACGGTCGCGCGGCGTATGAGGTGGTCGAGCATGACGGTGTCCCTTCTCTGGTCCTTCTGCGGCTCGGGGCTGCGGCCCGGTTGCTGCGGGTCGGTTGCTGCGGGTCGGTGGCTCGGGCTCGGGTGCTGCGCCCGGGTGCTGCGGCTCGGGGGCTCGGGCCCGGGTGCTGCGGCTCGGGTGCCCCGGTTCGGTGGCTCGGGCCCGGCTGCCCCGGCTCGGTGGCTCCGGCTTGGTGGGGACAGCCGGGGTACGTACGCTTTCGGCCGCGGTACGTACCCCGGCTCACCGGGCGACGGTCCGGGAAGACGCCGCCCTGCTCCGGTGGGGGCTCCGCCCCTACGCCCCCGCTCCTCAAGCGCCGGAGGGGCTTGATTTGCCCGGCCCCCGGCCACCTCCGGGCGGGAGGGCTTGATGTGCGGCCTCACGTCCGGCGTCGGGCGGCCACATCCAGCCCCGCCGGCGTTTGAGGCGCGGGGTCCGGGGCGGAGCCCCGAAACCAAGCCCCTCCGGCGCTTGAGGAGCGGGGCTCGGGGCAGAGCCCCGACGTGGGCCCGAGCCCCGACGTGGGCCCGAGGCAGGCGGAGAGCCTCAGCCCGCCGCCCGGAACCGCGAGGTCCGATGCACAGGATCCGTATCGATCTTCGGAATCACATGCTCCCCGATCAGCCGGATCGTCGTCATCGTGTCCTCCGGACCGATCCCGATCGGCAGCCCGAAGCTCAACTGGTCCGCCCCCGCCTGATCCCACCGCCGGCACTGCTTCAGCACCTCATCGGGATCCCCGCAGATCATCAGCTCCTCCGCGATGAGGAGTTCGACGATCTCCTCGGTGTACTCCGGCAGCAGCTGCGGCCACTCCGGAATCCCCTCCGGCCGCGGAAACGTGTCGTGGTAGCGGAACAGCAGCGACTGGAGGTAGTTGAGCCCGCCCCCCACCGCGATCTCCACCGCCTTCGCATGCGTCTCGGCACAGATGGCGGTCGAGGTGACCATCACGTTGTCGTTGACGAACGCCCCCACCGGCTCGGCGTCCTTCACCGCGTTCTTGTAGGACTCGACGACCCACTCCATGTCGGAGACCTTCTGCACGCTGAAGCCCAGCACCCCGAGCCCCTTCTTCCCCGCCATGGCGTACGAGGACGGCGACCCGGCCGCGTACCACATGGCCGGGTGCGCACCCCCGTACGGCTTCGGCAGGATCTTGCGCGGCGGGAGCGACCAGTGCTTGCCCTGGAAGCCGACGTACTCGTCCTGGAGCCACATCTTGGGGAACTCGGCGATCGTCTCCTCCCACAGCTCCTTGGTGTGGTTCATGTCGGTGATGCCCGGCATGAACCCGAGGATCTCGTGGCTGCCCGCCCCCCGCCCGGTGCCGAACTCGAAGCGCCCCTCGGAGAGGTGGTCCAGCATCGCGACCTTCTCCGCGACCTTCACCGGGTGGTTGACGGGCGCGAGCGGGTTGAAGATGCCCGAGCCGAGGTGGATGCGGTCGGTGGCGTGCGCGAGATAGCCGAGGTACACGTCGTTGGCGGAGAGGTGCGAGTACTCCTCCAGGAAGTGGTGCTCGGAGGCCCAGGCGTACTTGAAGCCGGACTTGTCCGCCTGGATGACGTACTCGGTCTCCTCGATCAGTGCCTTGTGCTCTGCCTCGGGGTCCACCTTGGCGCGCGCGGCGGGCACGTACCCCTGAACAAAGAGCCCGAATTCCACGGAGGTTCACCGTCCTCAAGTTTTTCTGCCCAGGTCTCCGACAGTTTCTGACGCACCGTCAGATTGTGATGCGACCGACTGTTCCACCGCCACCGCGACCCGTCAATAGCTGACGCTCCGTCAGACACACGCACGAGAACGGGCTCAGAACAGGCTGACCCCCGCCAGCCACCCCCCGTCGATGACGAACGGCTGCCCGGTGATGTACGAGGAGTCCTCGGCGGTCAGGAAGAGGGCCAGCGCGGCCACCTCCTCGGGTCGGCCGATCCGCCCCATCGGCACGAGCTTGCGGTAGTACGCGTCCAGCGCCGCGTCCGACCGGCTCAGATCGGCGTCCGGGTCCAGCAGCGCCGGGTTGCTCATCGCCGTGTCGACGGCCCCCGGGCAGATGGCGTTGACCCGGATGCCCTTGCCCGCCAGCTCCACGGCGGCGACCTTGGTCAGCCCGAGGACGGCGTGCTTGGTCGCGGCGTACGCGCCCACCAGCGCCATGCCCGTCAGACCGGTGTACGAGGAGGTGTTGACGATCGTCCCGCCGCCCGCCGCCTCGATCTCCGGCGCCACGGCCCTGATCCCGAGGAACGTGCCCGTCAGATTGACCTGCACCACCTGCTGGAACTCGGCCAGCGGGGTGTTGACCAGCTCGTTGAAGCGGAGGATGCCGGCGTTGTTGATGAGCCCGTCGATCTTCCCGAAGGCCTCCCGGGCCACGCTGACCGCCTCGGCCCACTCCTCCTCCCGTCCCACGTCCAGCCGCACGAACCGGGCGACCCCCTCCCCCAACTCCTTCGCCAGCGCCTCCCCTTGCTCCACCAGCACATCGGCGATGACCACCCGCGCGCCCTCCGCCGCGAAGAGCCGCGCCTCCTGCTCGCCCTGCCCGCGCGCCGCCCCGGTGACCAGGACGACCCGCCCGTCCAGCTTGCCCATGACGCTCTCCCTATGCCGCGAGTAGTGGGGCCACGTCCGCACCGAACGCCGCCATCTGGTCGGTCAGTTCATCCACGCCACGGCTCCGGAACCGCACCTGGATCTGGTGCACGCCCATCGCCGCGTACTCCCGCAGCGACTCCGCCAGCTCCTCCGGCTTCCCCGCGAGGGTGCGGCGCCCGACGGACCAGCCGGGCTCACCGACGTACAGCGGTTCCGTGATCGCACCGATGACGATGGGCTCCTGGACGCCCGCCTCCTCCCGCAGGGCGTGCACCCGGGCGATCTGCGCGGGCAGTTGGTCGCGGGCGTCGCCCTGCGGGAGCCAGCCGTCCCCGCGTACGGCGGCCCTGCGCACGGCGGCGGGCGACGAGCCGCCCACCCAGACCGGCACCTTCTCCCGTGCGGGGCGCGGCAGTTGACCGAGGCCGGAGAAGGAGAAGCGCTCTCCGGCGAACTCCGGGTACTCCTCCGGCCCGAGCGCCGCCCGCAGCGCGTCGATGCTCTCGTCCAGCACGCCCCCGCGCCCGTCGAAGTCCGCCCCGACCGCCTCGAATTCCTCCCGTACGTGCCCGGCCCCGACGCCGAGGATCAGCCGGCCGCCGCTGAGGTGGTCGAGGGTGGCGTACTGCTTGGCGGTGATCAGCGGGTGGCGCAGCCCGACGACGGCGACATGGCTCATCAGGAGCACGCGCTCGGTGACCCCGGCGAGGAACGCGAGCGTGGCGACGGGGTCGTACCAGACCGTGCTCATCCCCTCCGCGAGGCGGCGCGGGATGGCGATGTGGTCGCAGCTCGCGATGTAGGCGAAGCCACCACGGTCGGCGGCCCTGGCGATGCGGACGAGGTCGGCGGGGACCGCCGCCGCCTCCCAGGGTTCGGCGTAGATGGCGCTCTGCGACTGGACCGGGAGCTGCATCCCGTACGTCAGCGGCCCGTCGGCTGACGGCAGCGGCGGCAGCGGCGGTGGCGGTATCGGCACGGCGGCCTCCTTCCCCTTGCGCCCCGGGGCGTTCCCCGCCCCGGGTGACGGCCGCCATCGTCGTACCTGACGGTCCATCAGACAAGGGGTGAGAGTGTCGGCGCCCCCTGCGCGGGCCCCTGGAGAATGTGAATGCGAGGCTCCGGTTGAATGGGCGGGAAATGCGGGCGCACCAGCACCGCCGATTCCCGAATCCCTTTTCCATGGCGTTGATCACAGGAAAAGCACAGCGTCGGAGAGCAACTGTCCCTTTTGGCTCTCTCTGTCTGGCAGAAGCGGTACCGGGCCGCCCGTCGCGACGGGGAAATTCCCCCCGTACGCCCATAGGTCCGCCATACCATCACCACAGGCCACCCGCGTGATCCCTACCGCCGGGGCGGCCGCTCCCGTTCTTCGTCCCGGATCACAAAGGGCTCATGTGAAGATTCGCCGCATTCTCGCCACGGCCGTCGCCGTCGCCGTGACGACGCCTGCCGTCATGCTCTCGGTCACGCCCGCGTTCGCCGACACGAAGCCCGGCGCGCAGACGCCGGCCAAGCCGACCGTCAAGGAGCTCGAAAAGGCGGCGGCCGAGGCGCGGAAGGCGTACGACGAAGCCTTCGCGGCCGAGAAGACCGCCTACCAGGCCGTGGAGGACGCGGTCTCCGACACCGCGCCCCTCACCGTGGCGGCCAAGGCCGCCCGGAAGGCCGCGGACGACGCCGCCACCGCGAAGTACACCGCCGACCAGGCGGTCACGGACGCGCAGGCGGCGCTGGACGCCCTGACCGAGGAGGCCACCGAGGCGGAGAGGACCGCCGCGGAGAAGACCCTCGCCGATGCCAAGACGGCCGCCGAGGCCGCGGCGACGACCGCGACCACCGCCGAGGCCGACGCCAAGGCCGCCCTCAAGCTCTCGGACGACGCGAAGGTCGAGGCGTTCAGGGCCCTCAGCAAGGCACAGGACGCCACGAAGAAGGCGCTCGCCGCCTCCACGGCCGCCGACGCGGCCCTGGAGCGCGCCAAGAAGGAAGAGGAGGAGAACCCGGGCGGCGGGGAGTGCGCCGACGAGCCCGGCCTCACCACGGTCGTGAAGGGCTTCCCCTCCAAGGTCACCGCCGGGACCAAGACCGCCTTCTCGGTCCGGGTGGCCAACGGCAGCGACAAGGACATGGACAAGGTCCTCACGTACGCGAGCGTCCACGCGACCGACAAGAGCGGCTCCAAGGACATCGCCAAGTACCTGAAGCTGAAGTGGTCGACCGAGAAGTCCCCGAAGTGGAAGACCGTCGACGGCGACCTCTACATCGACGCCATCGGCGCGCTGAAGCCCGGCGAGCAGGCGGACATCAAGCTGCGCCTGGACGTCGACGCCAAGACGCCGGCCGGGCAGGGCCTCACCTTCATCGCGGGTGACTACTTCAACAAGGACGGCTCCTGCGGCCTGACGCCGGACGCGGCCGTCAACGAGTTCGACATCAAGGCGGCGGCCGGCAAGCCCGGCGCCGAGCCGACCCCCACGCCCAGCACCAGCACCCCGGCCGCGGGCTCCGGGGTCACCCCGCAGGGCTCGGGTTCGAGCGTCCCGGTGAACACCGCGGGCGGCACCCTCGCCGCGACCGGCTCCTCCGACGCCACCACGCAGCTCGCCCTGGCGAGCGGCGCGGCCCTGGCGCTCGGCGCCGGCGCGATGTTCGTGGTGCGCCGCCGCAAGGTGGGCTCCGACGCCTGAGGCGTACGAGTGTGACGGCAAGGGGCTCCACCGCGTGCTGCGGCGGGGCCCCTTCGGCGTACGCCCCTGCCCTGCGGCTAGGGACTGCCCGACGGCTAGCGCTCGGCGACGCCTCCGAGCACCACCAGCACCAGGAACAGCAGCAACACCACGATCGGACAGCCTCCGCAGCCCGAGCTGGTCAGGGCGTCGAGGCGGTCCTTGCGCCCCTCGTACCGCACCAGCAGGGCTATGAGTCCGCCGATGAGCAGCAACGGCATGATGACGTCGCCGGAGATTCCCCCGTTGAGCAACATGCCGCGCATGCCAGGGGCCGGTGCACCAGGACGACAGAACCGCTGTGCAGGGGCATGCTGGGTGGGGCGCCCCTCAGGACAGATCGGCGGCCACGGCCTTGCGTGGCCCACCAACAGGGCTGCCACCCATGGGGGTTGACGCGCCTGCCGACTCCCCCTAGCTTGCTCACCCATGTGAACGACGTCCACGATACTGATGACGATGCTGCCGAGGGCGAGAGCCGGTCGGACCCCGGCACTCCGCACCGAGGAGACCCCGCATGCCCGCCCCCCGCACCATCCTGCTGACCGGCGCCGCCGGTGGCCTGGGCACCCTGATGCGGGGCCTGCTGCCCGCGTACGGATACGAGCTACGGCTCCTCGACCTGGCCCCGGTCGAGGGCGAACCGACCGCCATCACAGCCGACTTGACAGACCGAAAGGCGCTGCGCGAGGCCGTACGCGGGGTGGATGCGGTGATCCACCTGGCGGGCATCTCCCTGGAATCGACCTTCGACAAGATCCTGCGCGCGAACATCGAGGGCACGTACAACCTCTACGAGGCGGCGCGCGAGGAGGGCGTCACCCGCATCGTGTTCGCATCCTCGAACCACGCGATCGGCTACACCCCGCGCCCGCACCCCGGCGACCCGCTGATCCCGATCGACACCCCGCGCCGCCCGGACACCTTCTACGGCCTGTCGAAGTCGTTCGGCGAGGACCTGGCGCAGCTCTACTGGGACAAGCACGGCCTGGAGACGGTGTCGGTCCGGATCGGCTCCTGCTTCCCGGAGCCCACCTCCGTACGGATGCTGTCGGTCTGGATGAGCCCGGCCGACGGGGCGCGCCTGTTCCACGCGGCGCTGACCGCCGATGCGGTAGGCCACACGGTGGTCTACGGCTCATCGGCCAACACCCGCCTGTGGTGGGACCTTTCGACGGCCCGGGCACTGGGCTACGACCCGCAGGACGACTCGGAGCCGTACGCGGCGAAGCTGGTGGCCGAACAGGGCGAACTGGACCCGGCGAACCCGGCACACGCGGGGGTGGGCGGCCACTTCATCACCGACCCGCCGACCTGGCCGCACTGAGCCGGAGCACAACACCATTCCCTGCACGGCCCGTTGACACCTCGGCCCCCCGGCGGGATGCTGCGAGAGCGCTCTTCCATCGATGTAAACCCCACCTGGCCGAGCGCACCGGACAGGGCCGCCCTCACCCCCACAGCCTCCGCCCCCTCACGCGCCCGGCCCGAGCACCACACACCCCCCGGAGGCGCACGAGGGAGCGAGTCAACCGATGAGACTGTTCCGCCGCTCTTCCGCGGGCGCCCTGGCACTGGCCGGCGCCCTCACCGCGACCTTGCTCCTGTCCACCCCCACCACGGCCCAAGGCACCCCAACCACAGCAGAGTTGACCCCGCAGGGCCGGACGAGCCTGCGTGCGGCCGACCCGAGCGTCCTGCGGGTGGGCAGCACATACGTAGGCGTCCAGTCGACCGGCGGAGGCATCGCCGTACGCCAGGCGTCATCGACGGACGGCCTGGCCACGGCCCCCGCCCGCCAGGTCTGGTCGGACACCCGCGGCCGGGGCGAGGTCTGGGCCCCGGAGATCGTGATGGACGGCGGCAGGTACTACATCTACTTCACGGCGGGCCGAGGCTCGGCGCACCGAATGTTCGTGATCAGTTCCGGAAGCCCCGACAGCGGCTACGGCGCCGAGACACAACTCGCCCTGCCGGACGACAAGTGGGCGATCGACGGCACCCTGTTCACGTTCAACGGCCAGCGCTGGTTCGTCTGGTCGGGCTGGGCGGGCGACACGAACGTGGAGCAGAACCTCTACATCGCCCGCATGAGCAGCCCGACGCAGCCCACGGGCGCGCGCCACATCATCTCCCAGCCACGCGAGAGCTGGGAGCGGGTGGTGGGCAACCCGTACATCAACGAGAGCCCGGAGGCCATCAAGGACCCCAACGGCCAGCTGCACATCGTGTACTCGGCCAACGGCAGCTGGAGCGAGCAGTACTGCCTGGCGGACCTGCGGCTGCGGGCGGGCGGCGACCCCACGAACGTATGGGACTGGTACAAGTCGAACGGCTGCCTCTTCGGCTCCAACCGGTCGACGATGATGGCGGGTTGGGACCCGACGCTGTACGTGAACGGTCCCGGCCACCACACGTTCGTGCTGCTGCACGGCGACATCAACACCAGCCCACCGGCAGGCCCGAGGTTCCCGTCGATGTTCCACGCGGTCCCGAAGGGCACCCCGTACGAGTGGGCGAACCGCCACTGGTACACGGGCACGTTCGCGTGGTGGGGGAACACGACGTACTCGCGTGCCAACGTTCCGGGGCCTAACGCGGATACGGGGTGGAGCTTGAAGTTCTTCGAGTGAGGGGGCGGAGACCGCCCGGGCGCGCCAAGGCACTCCACCCGCTCCGGGCTCTCGTCACCGAGGCCTCAGGTTTCCCCTCACGGAGAGATGCATGAAGGCGTCAAGCCATGCCAGGGGTGACCGTTTGTTGATCCGAAAGGGCGATGCCGCGTAGGCGCCGCAAGGCCGTCCGTGCAGAGCGGCGGCGGCCACGACGGCAGTACCCGGTCCTGAGGGCCCGGGGTGTCTCCGCCCGGAGC is a genomic window of Streptomyces sp. SID8374 containing:
- a CDS encoding LLM class flavin-dependent oxidoreductase codes for the protein MEFGLFVQGYVPAARAKVDPEAEHKALIEETEYVIQADKSGFKYAWASEHHFLEEYSHLSANDVYLGYLAHATDRIHLGSGIFNPLAPVNHPVKVAEKVAMLDHLSEGRFEFGTGRGAGSHEILGFMPGITDMNHTKELWEETIAEFPKMWLQDEYVGFQGKHWSLPPRKILPKPYGGAHPAMWYAAGSPSSYAMAGKKGLGVLGFSVQKVSDMEWVVESYKNAVKDAEPVGAFVNDNVMVTSTAICAETHAKAVEIAVGGGLNYLQSLLFRYHDTFPRPEGIPEWPQLLPEYTEEIVELLIAEELMICGDPDEVLKQCRRWDQAGADQLSFGLPIGIGPEDTMTTIRLIGEHVIPKIDTDPVHRTSRFRAAG
- a CDS encoding D-aminoacylase, whose product is MLDHLIRRATVVDGTGGPAYTADVGLRGGRIAVIAEPGAITEEAVTSEDADGLVLAPGFVDPHTHYDAQLFWDPYATPSMNHGVTTVAGGNCGFTLAPLHPDRPEDADYTRRMMSRVEGMALKALEEGVDWSWSTFREYLDALEGRIAVNAGFMVGHCALRRHVMGPDAVGGQPTPAQMDAMLALFHDAMDAGAWGLSTTQSSTHADGDGEPVASRHALPEELLALSRAVGEHEGTQLEAIVAGCLDQFSDEEIDLFVDMTAAAGRPLNWNVLTIDAAVPERVPRQLVPSERARRAGGRIVALTMPILTPMNMSLGTFCALNLIPGWGEILALPVPERIERLRDPATRAEMLRRADSKEAGVFRRLADFGRYVIGDTYSAANEGLSGRVVNDIAAERGQDPFTCLVEICAADDLRTVLWPMPTDNDPDSWALRRRTWEHEDVMLGGSDAGAHLDRMCGAPYTTRFLGDCLRGRKLVPLTSAVKMLTDDPARLFGLRERGRIEEGFHADLVLFDPERIDAGPATLVHDLPGDSPRLDSKAIGIVSVRVNGVETLRDDKVTGAVPGTVLRSGRDTRTVSTA
- a CDS encoding APC family permease — translated: MTQLDARPRAGDTVRVSAPADGGDGGVRGKGLGGNSVGLMGSAVIGVSTVAPVYCLTSTLGSTAGEVGVQMPAVFLAGFLPMLLVAFAYRELNKVMPDCGTSFTWTVKAFGPRVGWMCGWGLVIATIIVLSNLAGVATSFFWLLAGEVTSSPAVAALDDNKVVHIATCLALIAAATAISYRGMTATKGIQYALVGLQLAVLALFVAMALNKAGSGGADFATSLDFSWSWLNPFAVQSFAAFTAGLSLSIFMFWGWDTCLTANEETTGSDKTPGRAALIAMVVLVGAYLATAVAAQMAVGSGTTGLGLANPDTGENVFAALAGPVMGSGLGVLLFVAVLASAAASLQTTFIPVARTVLAMSTYEAMPASYAKVHPRFKTPGRATVVAGIGTGVFYTVMTLVSEHVLIDTIYALGLMICFYYALTAFACAWYFRAELTRSTRDLVFKGIFPVLGGILLAAVFAKTLYDMWDPAYGSGSSVLGVGSVFVIGVGLLLLGVVLMVAMERRSPAFFRGQVLTKETPALVVED
- a CDS encoding aldehyde dehydrogenase family protein gives rise to the protein MSAHGPGKLFIGGAWVEPADGHYEVVDPATEEVVGLAPEASRAQVYEAAAAARKAFGPWSRTRPEERAAILDRAADLVQRDFLAHADVARAESGATASTARGMQVGVGVARFRRYARGALEPVEEAIAPQVNEAGPMGKAGVFGALAVRQPVGVVTCITSYNNPWANPAGKVAPALAMGNTVLVKPAPQDPLSVYRMAAALAEAGVPPGVVNVVTGSGAEAGEAAVDSPDVDMVSFTGSTAVGQRIAEVCGRGMKRQLMELGGKGAALVLEDADLNSAVAGIGTTFSFYSGQICTAPTRVLVHRSRQDELIAMLAAYADALTVGDPADRSTVVGPVISAAHRDRVEAYVELGRKEGARVVTGGARPAHLDRGFYVAPTLLADCTPDMRVVREEIFGPVVVVVPFDDEEEGVALANDSDYGLIDYVWSGDVARAFRIARRLRAGGVGVNTVGRNMEAPFGGFKKSGVGRDVGSYALHAYSETQAIVWPG